One stretch of Mycobacterium riyadhense DNA includes these proteins:
- a CDS encoding type II toxin-antitoxin system Phd/YefM family antitoxin — MSISASKARQRLFPLLEQVNTDHEPVRITSKAGDAVLMSADDYDAWQETVYLLRSPENARRLMQAVARDKARPAVSDRDTTKTIEELREMAGGQG, encoded by the coding sequence ATGTCCATCAGCGCGAGTAAAGCACGCCAACGTCTGTTCCCACTGCTCGAGCAAGTCAACACTGACCACGAACCGGTCCGCATCACCTCGAAAGCTGGCGATGCGGTGCTTATGTCGGCCGATGATTACGACGCGTGGCAGGAGACCGTGTATCTGCTCCGCTCGCCAGAGAACGCCCGCCGCCTGATGCAGGCCGTCGCCCGAGACAAGGCCCGTCCCGCAGTGTCGGACAGGGACACTACGAAGACGATCGAGGAGCTGCGGGAGATGGCCGGCGGCCAGGGGTGA
- the purU gene encoding formyltetrahydrofolate deformylase produces the protein MSSANQPDNYPPRPIGPPPPADIGRLLLRCHDRAGIIAAVSAFLSQAGANIVSLDQHSTAPEDGTFLQRAIFHLPGLTAAIDELEREFASTVAGKFNMDYRFTEAAKPKRVAIMASKEDHCLLDLLWRNRRDELQMSVVMVIANHPDLAERVRPFGVPFIHIPATRDTRAQAEQRQLQLLCGNVDLVILARYMQILTPEFLSGVGCPLINIHHSFLPAFVGASPYKRARERGVKLVGATAHYVTEVLDEGPIIEQDVVRVNHTHTVDDLVRVGADVERAVLSRAALWHCQDRVIVHDNQTIVF, from the coding sequence GTGTCATCGGCGAACCAGCCTGACAACTATCCCCCGCGACCTATCGGTCCCCCACCCCCTGCTGATATCGGCCGGTTGTTGCTTCGCTGCCATGACCGCGCAGGAATCATTGCCGCGGTGAGTGCCTTCCTGTCGCAGGCGGGGGCAAACATCGTTTCGTTGGATCAGCACTCCACCGCGCCCGAAGACGGCACATTCCTGCAACGCGCAATTTTTCACCTTCCTGGCCTGACGGCTGCGATCGATGAGCTGGAACGCGAATTCGCCAGCACTGTGGCCGGCAAATTCAACATGGACTACCGATTTACCGAAGCGGCAAAGCCCAAGCGGGTGGCCATCATGGCATCCAAAGAAGACCACTGCCTGTTAGACCTGTTGTGGCGCAACCGTCGTGACGAACTGCAGATGTCTGTCGTTATGGTGATCGCCAACCATCCCGACCTGGCCGAGCGGGTGCGTCCCTTCGGTGTGCCCTTCATACACATTCCCGCCACCCGCGATACCCGCGCGCAAGCCGAACAGCGTCAGCTTCAGTTGCTTTGCGGCAATGTCGATTTGGTGATACTGGCCCGCTACATGCAGATACTCACACCGGAGTTTTTGAGCGGCGTCGGCTGCCCGCTGATCAACATTCACCATTCATTCCTGCCGGCCTTCGTCGGCGCATCGCCCTACAAGCGCGCGCGAGAACGAGGGGTCAAACTGGTCGGCGCGACCGCGCACTACGTCACCGAAGTACTCGACGAGGGCCCGATCATCGAACAAGATGTGGTGCGCGTCAACCACACCCATACGGTCGACGATCTGGTGCGTGTCGGCGCAGACGTCGAACGCGCGGTACTGTCTCGCGCCGCGCTCTGGCACTGCCAGGACCGCGTCATCGTGCACGACAACCAGACAATCGTCTTCTGA
- a CDS encoding PPE family protein, with protein sequence MGFDFGALPPEVNSERMYSGPGSAPMVAAASSWNGLASELSSAAVGYERVITTLHDDEWLGPASTLMLEAVAPYVTWIRATAAQAEQAAAQARAAAAAFETAFAAVVPPPLIATNRAQLALLIATNVFGQYTTVIAALEAQYGEMWAQNATAMYSYAGSSAAATKVTPFTPPPQISSPSAAATQSAAAAQAGASAAGTAQNTLTGLISQLPSTLMDLASPLSSALTSAGSSSNQGWLQWFANWYEPISQLIYNTVGLPYFAIGIGNSLVTSWRALGWIGPETAAGAASVAAGATPAALGAAGPVAAGIGNATAIGKLSVPPSWTAAGPAPIASVGSAAAPMASDIVNPAEGAVLGNLLGGLPLAGPGAGAASGPRYGFRLTVMSRPPFAG encoded by the coding sequence ATGGGTTTCGATTTTGGGGCGTTGCCACCGGAGGTTAACTCCGAGCGCATGTACTCTGGCCCGGGGTCGGCACCGATGGTGGCTGCGGCGTCGTCTTGGAATGGGTTGGCTTCTGAGCTGAGCTCGGCCGCCGTCGGTTACGAGCGGGTGATCACGACGCTGCATGACGACGAATGGCTGGGTCCGGCGTCGACGTTGATGCTCGAAGCGGTCGCACCGTATGTGACGTGGATAAGAGCCACGGCCGCACAAGCTGAGCAGGCGGCCGCTCAGGCGCGGGCGGCCGCGGCCGCTTTTGAGACCGCGTTCGCGGCCGTGGTGCCTCCGCCGCTCATCGCCACCAATCGCGCTCAGCTAGCGTTGCTGATAGCCACAAATGTGTTCGGTCAATACACGACCGTGATCGCAGCCCTGGAGGCTCAATACGGCGAAATGTGGGCCCAAAACGCCACCGCCATGTACAGCTACGCGGGTTCCTCGGCCGCTGCCACGAAGGTGACGCCGTTTACCCCGCCGCCGCAGATCAGCAGCCCGTCCGCAGCGGCCACGCAATCCGCCGCAGCCGCCCAAGCCGGCGCCAGCGCCGCCGGTACAGCGCAGAACACGCTCACGGGGCTCATTTCTCAGCTGCCGAGCACTCTGATGGACCTCGCATCACCGTTGTCGTCCGCCCTGACTTCTGCAGGGTCGTCCTCAAACCAGGGATGGCTGCAGTGGTTTGCCAACTGGTACGAGCCGATATCACAGCTGATCTACAACACCGTGGGTTTGCCGTATTTTGCGATCGGCATCGGCAACAGCCTGGTGACATCGTGGCGGGCGCTGGGATGGATCGGCCCGGAGACCGCTGCCGGAGCAGCATCAGTTGCTGCAGGCGCCACACCGGCAGCGCTGGGCGCCGCTGGGCCGGTAGCCGCAGGCATAGGCAACGCCACCGCGATTGGCAAGTTATCGGTGCCCCCCTCCTGGACAGCGGCCGGACCAGCCCCCATCGCGTCCGTGGGCTCAGCCGCCGCGCCGATGGCTAGCGACATCGTCAATCCCGCGGAGGGCGCTGTGCTTGGAAACCTGCTGGGCGGCCTGCCGCTGGCGGGACCCGGCGCTGGCGCGGCAAGCGGTCCCCGGTACGGATTCCGGCTCACTGTGATGTCCCGGCCGCCATTTGCCGGATAA
- a CDS encoding Txe/YoeB family addiction module toxin, translating to MRDINFDADAWEDFLFWLATDLKTARRITRLIGEVQRDPFTGIGKPEALRGDLSGYWSRRIDDEHRLVYRADEHEVKILKARYHY from the coding sequence GTGAGGGACATCAACTTCGATGCTGACGCCTGGGAGGATTTTCTGTTCTGGCTGGCCACCGACCTGAAAACGGCGCGGCGCATCACCCGGCTGATAGGCGAGGTCCAGCGCGACCCGTTCACCGGAATTGGAAAGCCAGAAGCGCTCAGGGGCGATTTGTCTGGGTACTGGTCTCGGCGCATCGACGATGAGCATCGGCTCGTATACCGGGCCGATGAGCACGAAGTGAAGATCCTCAAAGCCCGGTATCACTACTGA